One window of the Ramlibacter henchirensis genome contains the following:
- a CDS encoding type I secretion system permease/ATPase, producing MKPLLSELRPLMGAIAAFSFVINLLFLVPAFFTLQVFDRVISTNSHETLLVLLAGTGVALLILMLLDYVRTRLQNVIGNLLDERLSPPVVNAIVVRSARGPSGARADGVRDVASLRAMFSANGLIAVFDTPWVAVYVMVIWMFHPYLGIGAALSAVLMLGLAWLNDRLSRQSLESLQKEGRRASHYVESSLRNAEVLQALGMTQRLLARWRGLQNQIATVQASASRTSASFTVATKTVRQAIQILMLALGAWLVLSQEASPGIMIATSILLGKAVQPVEQLVGSWRVLTEARAAYARLTELSKEFDRGEQRVALPRPEGRLSAENVSFRMPGSDTNVLSAITFSMKAGEALAIVGPSAAGKSTLARLLTGVWAPSSGRVRLDGADIAYWPREELGPHIGYVPQDIELFDGTVADNIARLGNLDSEAVVAAGMRANAHEMILTLPQGYDTQIGERGTRLSPGQRQRVALARALYGNPQLVVLDEPNSNLDGAGEAALAHAMGALRESGVTTVVVTHRPSLIAHVDKIMVLAGGRIQQFGPAGEVMKEMQRQNQAIVERKAA from the coding sequence ATGAAACCTCTGCTCTCCGAACTGCGCCCCCTCATGGGCGCCATCGCGGCGTTTTCGTTCGTCATCAACCTCCTGTTCCTGGTGCCGGCGTTCTTCACGCTGCAGGTGTTTGACCGGGTGATTTCGACGAACAGCCACGAGACGTTGCTGGTGCTGCTCGCGGGCACCGGCGTGGCGCTGTTGATCCTGATGCTGCTGGACTATGTCCGCACGCGCCTGCAGAACGTCATCGGCAACCTGCTGGACGAACGGCTGTCGCCGCCCGTGGTGAATGCCATCGTGGTGCGCTCGGCTCGGGGGCCGTCGGGCGCGCGCGCCGACGGCGTGCGGGACGTCGCGTCGCTGCGGGCGATGTTCTCGGCCAATGGCCTGATCGCCGTTTTCGACACGCCCTGGGTGGCCGTGTACGTGATGGTGATCTGGATGTTCCATCCCTACCTGGGGATCGGAGCCGCGCTGTCGGCGGTGCTGATGCTCGGCCTGGCTTGGCTCAACGACCGCCTGAGCCGCCAGTCGCTGGAGAGCCTGCAAAAGGAAGGCCGGCGGGCCTCGCATTACGTCGAGAGCTCACTGCGCAACGCCGAAGTGCTGCAGGCCCTGGGCATGACCCAGCGCCTGCTGGCGCGTTGGCGCGGTCTGCAGAACCAGATCGCCACGGTGCAGGCCAGCGCCAGCCGCACCTCCGCGAGCTTCACCGTTGCAACCAAGACGGTGCGCCAGGCGATCCAGATCCTGATGCTGGCACTGGGCGCCTGGCTGGTGCTGTCGCAGGAGGCCTCGCCCGGCATCATGATCGCCACCAGCATCCTGCTGGGCAAAGCGGTGCAGCCGGTGGAGCAGCTGGTGGGTAGCTGGCGGGTCTTGACCGAAGCGCGCGCCGCCTACGCGCGCCTGACCGAACTGTCCAAGGAGTTCGACCGCGGCGAACAGCGCGTCGCCTTGCCCCGGCCCGAAGGGCGGCTGAGCGCCGAGAACGTGTCGTTCCGGATGCCGGGCTCGGACACCAACGTGCTCTCGGCCATCACCTTCTCGATGAAGGCGGGTGAGGCCCTGGCCATCGTCGGCCCGAGTGCGGCCGGCAAGTCCACGCTGGCACGACTGCTGACGGGCGTGTGGGCGCCCAGCAGCGGCCGCGTGCGGCTCGATGGCGCCGACATCGCCTACTGGCCTCGCGAGGAACTTGGGCCCCACATCGGCTACGTGCCGCAGGACATCGAGCTGTTCGACGGCACCGTGGCCGACAACATCGCTCGCCTCGGAAACCTCGACTCGGAAGCGGTGGTCGCGGCCGGCATGCGGGCCAATGCCCACGAGATGATCCTCACGCTCCCGCAGGGGTACGACACGCAGATCGGGGAGCGGGGCACGCGGCTTTCTCCCGGCCAGCGTCAGCGCGTCGCGCTCGCCCGCGCGCTCTACGGCAATCCGCAACTGGTGGTGCTGGACGAACCCAACTCCAACCTGGACGGCGCCGGCGAAGCCGCGCTCGCCCATGCGATGGGAGCGCTGCGCGAATCGGGCGTGACGACGGTGGTGGTCACCCACCGGCCTTCGCTCATCGCACACGTCGACAAGATCATGGTGCTGGCAGGCGGTCGCATCCAGCAGTTCGGCCCCGCCGGCGAAGTGATGAAGGAAATGCAGCGCCAGAACCAGGCGATCGTGGAACGCAAGGCCGCCTGA